In one Corallococcus sp. EGB genomic region, the following are encoded:
- a CDS encoding TldD/PmbA family protein, with protein sequence MGAAPASDPRAPLLDAMTTELQRNQQQLKVNGHEAPYFLSYGVKDYESRLIIARYGALFQDDDYRERKLGVDVRVGSYDYDSSVADSLDFGFSTSKGSSFTARKDGPLDDSPLALRTALWLVTDEKYKAALFQYLKKKGEDVYTVEDPKRPASFSQETPSTYVQPPVPFPFDREKWRRVAREVSARFTGHPELFDSEVRITADKVTRLFVSSEGTRLITEDTLYAFHVSAVTRAPDGQLLDDSRSFYLPTEAGMPSEARVHEAAQKVIDELLALRQAPAITPYAGPAILAPEAAGVLFHETLGHRLEADRQDGDTDGKTFKGQEGKQILPPFLSLRDDPSRREVNGEPLNGYYLYDEEGVKGQPVTLVEKGVLKGYLMSRHPVEGFPRSNGHGRGQGTLQPVARMANLLVDSAKQVSDAELKKMLVAEAKRQGKPYGLIIRDITGGNTNTSSYGYQAFKGVPRMVYRVDVKTGEETLVRGVEIVGTPLSSVNRILATGQRLGVFNGFCGAESGNVPVSTVAPAVLLQELELQRAQEGKDRPPLLPSPAAPEKQAAGADAKR encoded by the coding sequence ATGGGCGCGGCTCCCGCGTCGGATCCTCGCGCCCCCTTGCTGGACGCGATGACCACGGAGCTTCAGCGCAACCAGCAGCAGCTCAAGGTGAACGGCCATGAGGCGCCGTACTTCCTGAGCTACGGCGTGAAGGACTACGAGTCGCGGTTGATCATCGCCCGCTACGGCGCGCTCTTCCAGGACGACGACTACCGCGAGCGCAAGCTGGGCGTGGACGTGCGCGTGGGCAGCTACGACTACGACAGCTCCGTGGCGGACTCGCTCGACTTCGGCTTCAGCACCAGCAAGGGCTCCAGCTTCACCGCGCGCAAGGACGGGCCGCTGGACGACTCGCCGCTGGCGCTGCGCACGGCGCTGTGGCTCGTCACGGACGAGAAGTACAAGGCCGCGCTCTTCCAGTACCTCAAGAAGAAGGGCGAGGACGTCTACACGGTGGAGGACCCCAAGCGCCCCGCGTCCTTCTCCCAGGAGACGCCGTCCACCTACGTGCAGCCGCCGGTGCCGTTCCCGTTCGACCGCGAGAAGTGGCGCCGCGTGGCGCGCGAGGTGTCCGCGCGCTTCACCGGGCACCCGGAGCTGTTCGACTCCGAGGTGCGCATCACCGCGGACAAGGTGACGCGGCTGTTCGTGTCGTCGGAGGGCACGCGCCTCATCACGGAGGACACGCTGTACGCGTTCCACGTCTCCGCGGTGACGCGCGCGCCGGACGGGCAGCTGTTGGATGACTCGCGCAGCTTCTACCTGCCCACGGAAGCCGGGATGCCGAGCGAGGCGCGGGTGCACGAGGCCGCGCAGAAGGTCATCGACGAGCTGCTCGCGCTGCGGCAGGCGCCGGCCATCACTCCCTACGCGGGCCCCGCCATCCTGGCGCCGGAGGCCGCGGGCGTGCTCTTCCACGAGACGCTGGGCCACCGCCTGGAGGCGGACCGGCAGGACGGCGACACCGACGGAAAGACGTTCAAGGGCCAGGAGGGGAAGCAGATCCTCCCGCCGTTCCTGTCGCTGCGGGATGATCCGTCCCGGCGCGAGGTCAACGGCGAGCCGCTCAACGGCTACTACCTCTACGACGAGGAGGGCGTGAAGGGGCAGCCGGTGACGCTGGTGGAGAAGGGCGTGCTCAAGGGCTACCTGATGAGCCGTCACCCGGTGGAGGGCTTCCCCAGGTCCAACGGACACGGGCGCGGGCAGGGCACGCTCCAGCCGGTGGCGCGCATGGCGAACCTCCTGGTGGACAGCGCGAAGCAGGTGAGCGACGCGGAGCTGAAGAAGATGCTCGTCGCGGAGGCGAAGCGGCAGGGCAAGCCCTACGGGTTGATCATCCGCGACATCACCGGGGGCAACACCAACACGTCCAGCTACGGGTACCAGGCCTTCAAGGGCGTGCCGCGCATGGTGTACCGCGTGGACGTGAAGACGGGAGAGGAGACGCTGGTGCGCGGCGTGGAGATCGTGGGCACGCCGCTGTCGTCGGTGAACCGCATCCTCGCCACGGGCCAGCGCCTGGGCGTCTTCAACGGCTTCTGCGGCGCGGAGAGCGGCAACGTGCCCGTGTCCACCGTGGCGCCCGCGGTGCTGCTCCAGGAACTGGAGCTGCAGCGCGCCCAGGAGGGCAAGGACCGGCCGCCGCTGCTCCCCAGCCCGGCCGCCCCGGAGAAGCAGGCCGCCGGAGCGGACGCGAAGCGCTAG
- a CDS encoding nucleotide sugar dehydrogenase translates to MVGNPLLGRIQNREAKVGVVGLGYVGLPLGMAFAEAGFPVTGLDVDQRKIDKIGKGESYIKHIPSAPLAELTNAGKLKATNDFAKARELDCVIICVPTPLTASREPDMTFIIQTGEALAPYVRPGQLFILESTTYPGTTEEVLKPLLEKNGLKAGVDFFLAFSPEREDPGNKGFNTKTIPKVVGGYSPACLEVATALYGSALKEVVPVSSTRVAELAKLLENIYRCVNIAMVNEMKMLCDRMNVDVWEVIQAASTKPFGFQPFYPGPGLGGHCIPIDPFYLTWKAREFEFHTKFIELAGEVNWQMPYYVVQRTMEALNQNKKVLNGAKVLCIGAAYKKDIDDFRESPSLRVMTLLKEKGANIAYHDPFVKELHKGHGFNMEMKSVPLDPETLGQYDAVMILTDHSHIDYNELVQRSNIVVDTRNATKNVTQGREKIVKA, encoded by the coding sequence ATGGTTGGCAACCCGTTGCTGGGTCGGATTCAGAATCGGGAAGCGAAGGTGGGCGTGGTGGGTCTTGGGTATGTCGGTCTGCCGCTGGGCATGGCCTTCGCGGAAGCGGGCTTCCCGGTCACGGGGCTGGACGTCGACCAGCGCAAGATTGACAAGATTGGCAAGGGGGAGAGCTACATCAAGCACATCCCCAGCGCGCCGCTGGCGGAGCTCACCAACGCGGGCAAGCTCAAGGCGACCAATGACTTCGCCAAGGCCCGCGAGCTGGACTGCGTCATCATCTGCGTGCCCACGCCGCTGACCGCGTCGCGTGAGCCGGACATGACGTTCATCATCCAGACGGGCGAGGCCCTGGCGCCGTACGTGCGCCCCGGCCAGCTCTTCATCCTGGAGTCCACCACCTACCCGGGCACCACGGAGGAGGTCCTCAAGCCGCTGCTGGAGAAGAACGGCCTCAAGGCGGGCGTGGACTTCTTCCTGGCCTTCAGCCCCGAGCGCGAGGACCCGGGCAACAAGGGCTTCAACACCAAGACGATTCCGAAGGTCGTCGGCGGCTACTCGCCCGCGTGCTTGGAGGTCGCCACCGCCCTCTACGGCAGCGCGCTGAAGGAAGTGGTGCCGGTGTCCTCCACGCGCGTGGCGGAGCTGGCCAAGCTGCTGGAGAACATCTACCGCTGCGTGAACATCGCGATGGTCAACGAGATGAAGATGCTCTGCGACCGCATGAACGTGGACGTGTGGGAGGTCATCCAGGCCGCCAGCACCAAGCCCTTCGGCTTCCAGCCGTTCTACCCGGGCCCCGGCCTGGGCGGGCACTGCATCCCCATCGACCCGTTCTACCTGACGTGGAAGGCGCGCGAGTTCGAGTTCCACACCAAGTTCATCGAGCTGGCCGGTGAGGTGAACTGGCAGATGCCCTACTACGTGGTGCAGCGCACGATGGAGGCGCTCAACCAGAACAAGAAGGTCCTCAACGGCGCGAAGGTCCTCTGCATCGGCGCGGCGTACAAGAAGGACATCGACGACTTCCGCGAGTCCCCGTCGCTGCGCGTGATGACGCTCCTCAAGGAGAAGGGCGCGAACATCGCCTACCACGACCCGTTCGTGAAGGAGCTGCACAAGGGCCACGGCTTCAACATGGAGATGAAGTCCGTCCCGCTCGACCCGGAGACGCTCGGCCAGTACGACGCGGTGATGATCCTCACGGACCACTCGCACATCGACTACAACGAGCTGGTCCAGCGCTCGAACATCGTCGTCGACACGCGCAACGCGACCAAGAACGTCACCCAGGGCCGCGAGAAGATCGTCAAGGCGTAG
- a CDS encoding alginate lyase family protein — protein sequence MGTLDYYAAMARMAPGALAKSAVRRVQRVARQALYRRREQVDEAQLLESFGASRAEDLVTLALDHRMSRAWCELSQREAARAAIEKLPGAKARTRERAARALRQEWDAFGTTVSFGEGKAVDWSLEPVSGRHYPVEPVERMPLHVTGMDPKYPWVMGRLDSVLALAQGAWVADSEAERSRFAAAFVSQALDFLQANPVGMGVHWTCPMEIGLRAANLAQALAMFADAPEVRRPEFLVPVLGALAEHSAWVEAHLEDTGAVPNNHLVSNYVGLAVVGLLFPELPGAPRQVALAANGLRTQMEAQVHPEGTSFEGSIPYHRLSVELFTLAFLVARGAGVSLGPAYEARLRLMFVATRAWCSERGLAPQIGDNDSGRVFPFQEREDGDHGYLAGLGAALFNDAGLGGGVFPDEAAWLLGDAGLARFNALPAAPSPTSVSYSEGGFHILRGEGVVLTVSAGKQGQRGVGGHSHNDKLSFELHLNGRPVIVDPGTGSYTRDPALRNAMRSTAAHNTLQVDGVEQAPMDPARLFALPEDARARVVAFQPGAKHDRLLVRHDGYRHLPAPVGIERTFFLDRHVRALAVGDRLVGTGRHEVVGRLHLPDGQARWCEPAAAVLARAGRVQEGPEAFDARALEIGPAGAPEGWVLFGRGLETSLVPSRYSPGYGRVVMAVSVEFRRQLTPPAWLGWVFVFR from the coding sequence ATGGGTACTCTCGATTACTACGCGGCGATGGCTCGGATGGCGCCGGGGGCGCTCGCGAAGAGCGCGGTGCGCCGGGTCCAGCGCGTCGCGCGGCAGGCGCTGTATCGCCGCCGCGAGCAGGTGGACGAGGCGCAGTTGCTCGAGTCCTTCGGTGCCTCGCGCGCCGAAGACCTGGTGACGCTCGCGCTGGATCACCGCATGTCGCGCGCCTGGTGCGAGCTGTCGCAGCGCGAGGCCGCACGCGCCGCCATCGAGAAGCTTCCGGGCGCGAAGGCGCGCACGCGGGAGCGCGCCGCGCGGGCGCTTCGTCAGGAGTGGGACGCCTTCGGCACGACGGTGTCCTTCGGCGAGGGCAAGGCGGTGGACTGGTCCCTGGAGCCGGTCAGCGGCCGGCACTATCCGGTGGAGCCGGTGGAGCGCATGCCGCTGCACGTGACGGGCATGGATCCGAAGTACCCGTGGGTCATGGGCCGGCTGGACAGCGTGCTGGCCCTGGCCCAGGGCGCGTGGGTCGCGGACTCGGAGGCCGAGCGCTCGCGCTTCGCCGCCGCCTTCGTCTCGCAGGCGCTGGACTTCCTGCAGGCGAACCCCGTGGGCATGGGCGTCCACTGGACGTGCCCCATGGAGATTGGCTTGCGCGCGGCGAACCTCGCGCAGGCGCTGGCGATGTTCGCGGACGCGCCGGAGGTGCGCCGTCCGGAGTTCCTGGTGCCCGTGCTGGGCGCGCTCGCGGAGCACAGCGCGTGGGTGGAGGCCCACCTGGAGGACACCGGCGCGGTGCCCAACAACCACCTGGTCTCCAACTACGTGGGCCTGGCGGTGGTGGGGCTGCTCTTCCCGGAGCTGCCCGGCGCGCCTCGTCAGGTGGCGCTCGCGGCCAACGGCCTGCGCACGCAGATGGAGGCGCAGGTCCACCCCGAGGGCACGTCCTTCGAGGGCTCCATCCCCTATCACCGCCTGTCGGTGGAGCTGTTCACGCTGGCCTTCCTCGTCGCGCGCGGCGCGGGCGTGTCGCTGGGGCCCGCGTATGAAGCGCGTCTGCGGTTGATGTTCGTGGCGACGCGCGCCTGGTGCTCCGAGCGGGGGCTCGCGCCGCAGATTGGCGACAACGACAGCGGCCGCGTGTTCCCGTTCCAGGAGCGCGAGGACGGCGACCACGGCTACCTCGCGGGGCTGGGCGCGGCGCTCTTCAATGACGCGGGGCTGGGCGGCGGCGTCTTCCCGGATGAGGCGGCGTGGCTCCTGGGCGACGCGGGGCTCGCGCGCTTCAACGCGCTTCCCGCGGCTCCCTCGCCCACGTCGGTGAGCTACTCGGAAGGTGGCTTCCACATCTTGCGCGGTGAGGGTGTCGTGCTCACCGTCTCGGCCGGAAAACAGGGGCAGCGGGGCGTCGGAGGACACAGCCACAACGACAAGCTTTCCTTCGAGCTCCACCTCAACGGCCGTCCCGTCATCGTCGACCCCGGCACGGGTTCGTACACGCGGGATCCGGCGCTGCGCAACGCGATGCGGAGCACCGCGGCGCACAACACGCTTCAGGTGGATGGGGTGGAGCAGGCCCCGATGGATCCGGCGCGGCTGTTCGCGCTGCCGGAGGATGCCCGGGCTCGCGTCGTGGCCTTCCAGCCCGGCGCGAAGCATGACCGGTTGCTGGTGCGCCACGACGGCTACCGCCACCTTCCGGCCCCGGTAGGGATTGAGAGGACTTTCTTCCTCGACCGGCACGTGCGCGCGCTGGCCGTGGGAGACCGGCTCGTCGGAACGGGCCGTCATGAGGTGGTGGGACGTTTGCACCTGCCGGATGGGCAGGCGCGGTGGTGCGAGCCCGCGGCGGCAGTGCTGGCGCGGGCGGGGCGCGTGCAGGAGGGCCCGGAGGCCTTCGATGCACGAGCCCTGGAGATTGGACCGGCGGGTGCACCCGAGGGTTGGGTGCTCTTCGGGCGCGGGTTGGAGACCTCGCTCGTGCCGTCTCGCTACTCGCCTGGGTACGGGCGCGTGGTGATGGCGGTGTCGGTGGAGTTCCGGAGGCAGCTGACGCCTCCGGCATGGCTGGGGTGGGTGTTCGTCTTCAGGTGA
- a CDS encoding alpha-amylase family glycosyl hydrolase: MTDSKINRPTRTSTTATGSSTVDANTLAERQKAAAAKAAAAKRNQSGFESTPATGARTSVAGTGNLARSANASALLGAAPTSAVKNSATVANPTTRTITFTYDAGPHAELTHPKLKGSWDADGRFNAQWSSGGIPMKPLGNGKYEATVKVADDGLAHNWEWGVSVDGPAGKDQWAVMGEGNLKLDLSKSTASYAPTTYHSMGAQRSGQDVNFKFWAPDARAVQVKVTDKQGREQRIPMTRDEGGNWTAQARGAWDQMEGKAYVYEVVDSTGATSDRPDPYARRMMGEQRGIDRLYLDPTRGKEVDRYFTGATGLMRFDIDDAEDADSAYLVLKDGDGNPLNKKQLQERLGSFDDTLIDKLRGGKFNDFWSRNVTDDGRIKMTNEGGAWTTLVNDPDKLAGLRYEFQVFDKDAQGKLHLRGDVNNDGKLSNAERQSSPVNDPWSDLITKGSGVDFRGSILTDPTKFQFKNDNVPREKDPSKWVVYQLHVGSFLGEANNSNRSTMEDLIKKLDYFKELGVTTLELLPTNEVEGPRNWGYLGVNSLATESSFGFEDDNGQWVEGDEALKRFIDAAHGKGLNVVSDVVYNHVFGDYNGLWNVGGPSNPYFNWSKEPGKFEQRDTPWGSVPAYDTPQVKQLFVDHAVQQIAELKFDGLRFDFTEPIKGVGGKAGWDMLREINRQVHFINPKAWTVAEQFDYDPAISRPAQADGTGGGFDAQWYTEFQHRLVNDNSKPGLVQAAARGMKTDVDAFMDMMTSPRGLDDWKHALSIISNHDEVGNAQRTMNTAEGANATDFPDQWSRGAARFTAGIGMAGPGIPMFFQGDEFGAQNDFRWGNPSTWDSDWSWQDVGKDVDFGKVTFNDSTKATYERLFSLSPDARAKDSAYKAFSADDKKLFTEVAALPASERKDAMLDITRRQSFTFYKDAIGLRNSSNAFSAAAEVKRVYTHNDDSVMAFTRKSGNEEFLVVGSLNKKNLEGYSLPLPPGQWKEVLNSDAAVYGGSNFGNYGATLNGGNTPVNIPAAGYVVLKKVG, encoded by the coding sequence GTGACTGATTCGAAAATCAACCGCCCGACCCGCACCTCGACCACCGCCACGGGAAGCAGCACCGTTGATGCCAACACGCTGGCCGAGCGGCAGAAGGCCGCCGCCGCGAAGGCCGCCGCCGCGAAGCGCAACCAGTCCGGCTTCGAGTCCACTCCGGCCACCGGCGCCCGCACCTCCGTGGCCGGCACCGGCAACCTGGCGCGCTCCGCCAACGCGAGCGCGCTCCTGGGCGCCGCGCCCACCTCCGCGGTGAAGAACAGCGCGACGGTGGCGAACCCCACCACGCGCACCATCACGTTCACCTACGACGCGGGCCCGCACGCGGAGCTCACCCACCCGAAGCTCAAGGGCAGCTGGGACGCGGACGGCCGCTTCAACGCGCAGTGGTCCTCGGGCGGCATCCCCATGAAGCCGCTGGGCAACGGCAAGTACGAGGCCACGGTGAAGGTGGCGGACGACGGCCTGGCGCACAACTGGGAGTGGGGCGTCAGCGTGGACGGCCCGGCCGGCAAGGACCAGTGGGCGGTGATGGGCGAGGGCAACCTCAAGCTGGACCTGTCCAAGTCCACCGCGTCGTACGCGCCCACGACGTACCACTCCATGGGCGCGCAGCGCTCCGGCCAGGACGTGAACTTCAAGTTCTGGGCGCCGGACGCGCGGGCCGTGCAGGTGAAGGTCACGGACAAGCAGGGCCGCGAGCAGCGCATCCCCATGACGCGCGACGAGGGCGGAAACTGGACCGCGCAGGCCAGGGGCGCGTGGGACCAGATGGAGGGCAAGGCCTACGTCTACGAAGTGGTGGACTCCACGGGCGCCACCAGCGACCGGCCGGATCCGTACGCGCGCCGGATGATGGGCGAGCAGCGCGGCATCGACCGGCTCTACCTGGACCCCACGCGCGGCAAGGAGGTGGACCGCTACTTCACCGGCGCCACCGGCCTGATGCGCTTCGACATCGACGACGCGGAGGACGCGGACAGCGCGTACCTGGTCCTCAAGGACGGCGACGGCAACCCGCTCAACAAGAAGCAGCTCCAGGAGCGCCTGGGCTCGTTCGACGACACGCTCATCGACAAGCTGCGCGGCGGGAAGTTCAACGACTTCTGGTCGCGCAACGTCACCGACGACGGCCGCATCAAGATGACGAACGAGGGCGGCGCGTGGACCACGCTCGTCAACGACCCGGACAAGCTCGCGGGCCTGCGCTACGAGTTCCAGGTGTTCGACAAGGACGCGCAGGGCAAGCTGCACCTGCGCGGCGACGTGAACAACGACGGCAAGCTCTCCAACGCGGAGCGCCAGTCCTCGCCGGTGAACGACCCCTGGAGCGACCTCATCACCAAGGGCAGCGGCGTGGACTTCCGCGGCTCCATCCTCACCGACCCGACGAAGTTCCAGTTCAAGAACGACAACGTCCCGCGTGAGAAGGACCCGTCGAAGTGGGTCGTGTACCAGCTGCACGTGGGCAGCTTCCTGGGCGAGGCGAACAACTCCAACCGCTCCACCATGGAGGACCTCATCAAGAAGCTGGATTACTTCAAGGAGCTGGGCGTCACCACGCTGGAGCTGCTGCCCACCAACGAGGTGGAGGGGCCGCGCAACTGGGGCTACCTGGGCGTCAACAGCCTGGCCACGGAGAGCTCCTTCGGCTTCGAGGACGACAACGGCCAGTGGGTGGAGGGCGACGAGGCCCTCAAGCGCTTCATCGACGCGGCCCACGGCAAGGGCCTCAACGTGGTGTCGGACGTCGTCTACAACCACGTCTTCGGCGACTACAACGGCCTGTGGAACGTGGGCGGCCCGAGCAACCCCTACTTCAACTGGTCCAAGGAGCCGGGCAAGTTCGAGCAGCGCGACACGCCGTGGGGCTCCGTGCCCGCGTACGACACGCCGCAGGTGAAGCAGCTCTTCGTGGACCACGCCGTGCAGCAGATCGCGGAGCTGAAGTTCGACGGCCTGCGCTTCGACTTCACGGAGCCCATCAAGGGCGTGGGCGGCAAGGCGGGCTGGGACATGCTCCGCGAAATCAACCGCCAGGTGCACTTCATCAACCCCAAGGCGTGGACCGTGGCGGAGCAGTTCGACTACGACCCGGCCATCTCGCGCCCCGCGCAGGCGGACGGCACGGGCGGCGGCTTCGACGCCCAGTGGTACACGGAGTTCCAGCACCGGCTGGTGAACGACAACAGCAAGCCGGGCCTGGTGCAGGCCGCCGCGCGCGGGATGAAGACGGACGTGGACGCCTTCATGGACATGATGACGTCACCGCGCGGCCTGGATGACTGGAAGCACGCGCTGTCCATCATCTCCAACCACGACGAGGTGGGGAACGCGCAGCGCACCATGAACACCGCGGAGGGAGCCAACGCCACCGACTTCCCGGACCAGTGGTCGCGCGGCGCCGCCCGCTTCACCGCCGGCATCGGCATGGCGGGCCCGGGCATCCCCATGTTCTTCCAGGGTGACGAGTTCGGCGCCCAGAACGACTTCCGCTGGGGCAACCCCTCCACCTGGGACAGCGACTGGAGCTGGCAGGACGTCGGCAAGGACGTGGACTTCGGCAAGGTGACCTTCAACGACAGCACCAAGGCCACCTACGAGCGCCTGTTCAGCCTGTCCCCGGACGCGCGCGCGAAGGACAGCGCGTACAAGGCCTTCTCCGCGGACGACAAGAAGCTCTTCACCGAAGTGGCCGCCCTGCCCGCCTCCGAGCGAAAGGACGCGATGCTGGACATCACCCGCCGGCAGTCCTTCACGTTCTACAAGGACGCGATTGGCCTGCGGAACAGCAGCAACGCCTTCAGCGCGGCGGCGGAGGTCAAGCGCGTGTACACCCACAACGACGACAGCGTGATGGCCTTCACGCGCAAGTCCGGCAACGAGGAGTTCCTCGTGGTGGGCAGCCTCAACAAGAAGAACCTGGAGGGCTACTCGCTGCCGCTGCCCCCGGGCCAGTGGAAGGAAGTGCTCAACAGCGACGCCGCGGTGTACGGCGGCTCCAACTTCGGCAACTACGGCGCCACGCTGAACGGCGGGAACACCCCGGTGAACATCCCCGCCGCCGGCTACGTGGTGCTGAAGAAGGTCGGCTAG
- a CDS encoding histidine kinase dimerization/phospho-acceptor domain-containing protein gives METTLTAVAEQALRGGTRAGLEALLKASMRLTGATGAALYEGRVCVMKVGNVPARRARTKDTGSTKRPSLLEVWPAPLTTSQRNVVARFNAFAPALLAAHAREVARGARQARLLEAKLRLERTVTALNKRRSRAAHDLRTPLMVMKGYVDMMRKGTSGPLGAQAQRYLERIAKVAADQKELIDRRLSPPVPGLDDLRPVLTRAFAPVRGRATPSLSMPGDQPVPVRGARADWELLARTLARGTAGAVAVDVHLGPAQESSHWLLRVRACPGAVLPERTEAVLRQLAGRLGGTLAVAVEPRLELALVVSGDDAFPVPAHR, from the coding sequence ATGGAAACGACGCTGACGGCGGTAGCCGAGCAGGCGCTGCGCGGAGGAACGCGCGCCGGCCTGGAGGCTCTCCTGAAGGCGTCCATGCGGCTGACCGGCGCGACCGGCGCGGCCCTCTATGAAGGACGCGTGTGCGTGATGAAGGTGGGCAACGTCCCTGCCCGTCGCGCTCGAACCAAGGATACGGGTTCGACGAAGCGGCCCTCCCTGTTGGAGGTCTGGCCCGCGCCGTTGACGACGTCCCAGCGGAACGTGGTGGCGCGCTTCAATGCCTTCGCTCCTGCGCTGCTCGCGGCGCATGCGCGCGAGGTGGCCCGGGGCGCGCGGCAGGCGCGGCTGCTGGAAGCGAAGCTGCGCCTGGAGCGCACCGTCACGGCGCTGAACAAGCGGCGCTCACGCGCGGCGCACGACCTGCGCACGCCCTTGATGGTGATGAAGGGCTACGTGGACATGATGCGCAAGGGCACCAGCGGGCCGCTGGGCGCCCAGGCGCAGCGCTACCTGGAGCGGATCGCCAAGGTCGCCGCGGATCAAAAGGAACTCATCGACCGGCGCCTGTCGCCGCCGGTGCCGGGCCTGGACGACCTGCGCCCCGTGCTGACGCGAGCGTTCGCGCCCGTGCGAGGCCGCGCCACGCCATCGCTGAGCATGCCCGGAGACCAGCCCGTGCCCGTGCGAGGCGCCCGCGCGGACTGGGAGCTGCTGGCGCGAACGCTGGCCCGGGGCACCGCGGGCGCGGTGGCCGTGGACGTCCACCTGGGCCCGGCCCAGGAGTCCTCCCATTGGCTGCTGCGCGTCCGGGCCTGCCCTGGCGCGGTCCTGCCGGAGCGCACGGAGGCGGTGCTGCGACAGTTGGCGGGACGGCTGGGAGGCACGCTGGCCGTGGCCGTGGAGCCCCGGCTGGAGCTGGCCCTGGTCGTCTCGGGGGATGACGCCTTTCCCGTCCCCGCCCACCGCTGA
- a CDS encoding metalloenzyme has translation MRVAVLFIDGVGIGRKDPAVNPLADRDHLLAWFQDAPVPLLPHGGVGLAVDPTFGVPGRPQSASNQTAILTGDPAPVLVGGHVLGYPNAALKELLAERSIVRRLKAAGRTATFANAYPAPYLDALGVPRRPSTSPPEFTLSERAARKVRPSAAKLAFAAGGEALRTLDDARADDGLTHDITGAAARAHGLDVPHRTPEEAAALFWRIAGRADFTFFEHYLADEAGHARDFAAARQALDTFDAFLRAVAATRPGDARVLVCTDHGNVEDLSVRGHTVHAVPMLYFGPSAPEVASFSTVADVGRAVIRWLGAN, from the coding sequence GTGCGCGTCGCGGTCCTGTTCATCGACGGGGTGGGCATTGGACGGAAGGACCCGGCCGTGAACCCGCTCGCGGACCGCGACCACCTCCTGGCCTGGTTCCAGGACGCCCCCGTCCCCCTCCTGCCGCACGGCGGCGTGGGGCTCGCGGTGGACCCCACCTTCGGCGTGCCCGGCCGGCCCCAGTCCGCCTCCAACCAGACGGCCATCCTCACCGGCGACCCCGCTCCCGTCCTCGTGGGTGGCCACGTGCTGGGCTACCCCAACGCCGCCCTGAAGGAGCTGCTCGCGGAGCGCTCCATCGTGCGGCGCCTCAAGGCCGCGGGCCGCACCGCCACCTTCGCCAACGCCTACCCGGCGCCCTACCTGGACGCGCTCGGCGTCCCCCGCCGCCCGTCCACGTCCCCGCCGGAGTTCACCCTGTCCGAACGCGCCGCGCGCAAGGTGCGGCCCTCGGCCGCGAAGCTCGCCTTCGCCGCGGGAGGCGAGGCGCTGCGCACGCTGGACGACGCTCGCGCGGACGACGGCCTCACGCACGACATCACCGGCGCCGCCGCTCGCGCGCACGGGCTGGACGTGCCCCACCGCACGCCCGAGGAGGCCGCGGCCCTCTTCTGGCGCATCGCGGGCCGGGCGGACTTCACCTTCTTCGAGCACTACCTCGCGGATGAGGCCGGCCACGCGCGGGACTTCGCCGCCGCCAGGCAGGCGCTCGACACCTTCGACGCCTTCCTGCGCGCCGTGGCCGCCACCCGGCCTGGCGACGCGCGCGTGCTCGTGTGCACCGACCACGGCAACGTGGAGGACCTGTCGGTTCGAGGACACACCGTGCACGCCGTCCCCATGCTCTACTTCGGCCCCTCCGCTCCGGAGGTAGCGTCGTTCTCCACCGTCGCGGATGTGGGCCGCGCGGTGATCCGCTGGCTCGGGGCCAACTAG